The Paracoccus liaowanqingii genome window below encodes:
- a CDS encoding small membrane protein YohP: MFKFLGGAVGIIFVIGLLVVIGILSLIF; encoded by the coding sequence ATGTTCAAATTCCTCGGCGGCGCCGTCGGCATCATCTTCGTCATCGGCCTTCTTGTCGTGATCGGCATCCTGTCGCTGATCTTCTGA
- a CDS encoding metal ABC transporter solute-binding protein, Zn/Mn family, with the protein MLIALVLVVTALAFGLLWRALVAECLDPLFLGSVSGMGTVVHFGFLAIVVLNLVAGFQALGTLLSVGLMILAAAAARFWTQSARPMVALAVAIGAVSSAGGLLPSCHLSLPSGPAITLSAGTAYLVSVLSARAACWCLACRSAGTGPRDPRKRIPMILRSLAALMLSAAAVQAGPPQVVATFSIIGDRIDLQVLLGPDADAHLYEPRPRDAIVVARADGVLTFELELEGFVDRLIAASGTDAAIIALTDGADVLEDPAGGHFHYVGDEAIWHAGAHDPHVCQSVPSAQAYVATIADAVCAADAEGCEVYRANAARYAEDLDALDAEFRTAIGALPEDRRTVVVAHNAFRYFKEEYGIVFLSPQGLSTDSEASAADVAGLICKIFDRKAGAILAENISDIRLVDRIAAETGMDLAGTLCSDALSGPDGPAPDYLSMMRHTARAITAALAAD; encoded by the coding sequence GTGCTGATCGCTCTGGTGCTGGTGGTAACCGCCCTCGCCTTCGGCCTGCTGTGGCGGGCGTTGGTGGCGGAGTGCCTCGATCCGCTGTTCCTGGGCTCGGTCTCGGGGATGGGCACGGTGGTGCATTTCGGCTTTCTGGCGATCGTGGTGCTGAACCTCGTGGCCGGCTTCCAGGCGCTTGGCACGCTGCTGTCGGTCGGGCTGATGATCCTGGCCGCGGCCGCCGCCCGCTTCTGGACGCAGTCGGCGCGCCCGATGGTGGCGCTGGCCGTGGCGATCGGCGCGGTCTCTTCGGCCGGCGGTCTGCTGCCGTCCTGTCACCTGTCGCTGCCCTCGGGGCCGGCGATCACGCTGTCGGCCGGGACGGCCTATCTGGTCTCGGTGCTGTCGGCCCGCGCGGCCTGTTGGTGCCTCGCCTGCCGCAGCGCCGGCACCGGGCCGCGTGACCCCAGGAAAAGGATACCCATGATCCTCCGCTCCCTCGCAGCCCTGATGCTGAGCGCCGCCGCCGTCCAGGCCGGGCCGCCGCAGGTCGTCGCGACCTTCTCGATCATCGGCGACCGCATCGACCTGCAGGTGCTGCTCGGCCCGGATGCCGACGCGCATCTCTACGAGCCGCGCCCGCGCGACGCGATCGTGGTGGCGCGGGCCGATGGGGTGCTGACCTTTGAGCTGGAGCTGGAGGGCTTCGTCGACCGGCTGATCGCGGCCAGTGGCACCGATGCCGCCATCATCGCCCTGACCGACGGCGCGGATGTGCTGGAGGACCCGGCGGGCGGGCATTTCCATTACGTCGGCGACGAGGCAATCTGGCATGCGGGCGCCCATGATCCCCATGTCTGTCAATCGGTACCCAGCGCACAGGCCTATGTGGCGACCATCGCGGATGCCGTCTGCGCCGCGGATGCTGAAGGGTGCGAGGTCTATCGCGCCAATGCCGCCCGCTACGCCGAGGATCTAGATGCGCTGGACGCCGAGTTCCGCACGGCCATTGGCGCCCTGCCCGAGGATCGCCGCACCGTCGTCGTCGCCCATAACGCCTTCCGCTATTTCAAGGAGGAATACGGCATCGTCTTCCTGTCCCCGCAGGGCCTCAGCACTGACTCCGAGGCCTCGGCCGCCGATGTCGCGGGCCTGATCTGCAAGATCTTCGACCGGAAGGCCGGGGCGATCCTTGCCGAGAACATTTCGGACATCCGGCTTGTGGACCGGATCGCGGCCGAAACCGGGATGGACCTGGCCGGCACGCTCTGTTCCGACGCCCTGTCCGGGCCCGACGGTCCGGCCCCCGATTACCTGTCGATGATGCGCCACACTGCCCGTGCCATCACCGCGGCGCTTGCCGCCGACTGA
- the kduD gene encoding 2-dehydro-3-deoxy-D-gluconate 5-dehydrogenase KduD, with product MSAFSLKGRTALVTGANTGIGQAIAVAMAEAGAHVIASGRRDCDETLEMMGRVSDKAGRSLMLDFADPMAARDVFADQRIDILVNNAGIIRRDDAVDFSEADWDAVMDVNLKALFFTCQAFARAALPRGRGKIVNIASLLSFQGGIRVPSYTASKHGVAGLTKLMANEWAAKGLTVNAIAPGYIETNNTEALRADPDRSKAILDRIPAGRWGRPEDIAQTAVFLAAPASDYINGAVLNVDGGWLAR from the coding sequence GTGAGCGCGTTCTCCCTCAAGGGCCGCACCGCGCTGGTGACCGGGGCCAATACCGGCATCGGTCAGGCCATCGCAGTGGCCATGGCAGAGGCGGGGGCCCATGTCATCGCCAGCGGTCGCCGCGATTGCGACGAGACGCTGGAGATGATGGGCCGGGTCTCGGACAAGGCGGGGCGGTCGCTGATGCTCGACTTTGCCGATCCGATGGCCGCGCGCGACGTCTTTGCCGATCAGCGGATCGACATCCTGGTCAACAACGCCGGCATCATCCGCCGCGACGATGCGGTCGACTTCTCCGAGGCCGATTGGGACGCGGTGATGGACGTGAACCTCAAGGCGCTGTTCTTCACCTGCCAGGCCTTCGCGCGTGCGGCGCTGCCGCGCGGCAGGGGCAAGATCGTCAACATCGCGTCCCTGCTGTCGTTTCAGGGGGGCATCCGCGTGCCCTCCTATACCGCGTCCAAGCATGGCGTGGCGGGGCTGACCAAGCTGATGGCGAACGAATGGGCGGCCAAGGGCCTGACCGTCAACGCCATCGCGCCGGGCTATATCGAGACGAACAACACCGAGGCGCTGCGCGCCGATCCCGACCGCTCGAAGGCGATCCTGGACCGGATCCCGGCGGGCCGGTGGGGCCGCCCCGAGGACATCGCGCAGACGGCGGTCTTCTTGGCCGCGCCCGCGTCCGATTACATCAACGGCGCCGTCCTGAACGTCGATGGAGGCTGGCTTGCCCGATAG
- a CDS encoding PRC-barrel domain-containing protein, which produces MDHSNHTRLTASEYTEAVLDGATVYGPGNETVGTISHTHGAGEGTEVVIDVGGFLGIGAKPVLVPARDLDLMRDESGTVHAVTTWTKDDLKAMPTHEH; this is translated from the coding sequence ATGGACCACTCCAACCACACCCGCCTGACCGCCAGCGAATATACCGAGGCCGTGCTGGACGGCGCGACCGTCTACGGCCCCGGCAACGAGACGGTCGGCACCATCTCTCACACGCATGGCGCGGGTGAGGGGACCGAGGTCGTCATCGACGTCGGCGGCTTTCTGGGCATCGGCGCAAAGCCGGTCTTGGTGCCGGCGCGCGATCTGGACTTGATGCGCGACGAGTCCGGCACCGTGCATGCGGTGACGACTTGGACCAAGGACGACCTCAAGGCGATGCCGACCCACGAGCATTGA
- a CDS encoding ATP-binding cassette domain-containing protein codes for MAGYGSHAAIHHVTGEFAQRSLTAIVWPNRSGKSTLLKTMAGLLAPRSGTCTAGRRTMRQSC; via the coding sequence ATGGCGGGTTATGGCAGTCATGCGGCGATCCATCACGTGACAGGAGAGTTTGCGCAGAGATCGCTGACGGCGATCGTCTGGCCGAACCGGTCGGGCAAATCCACGCTGCTGAAGACCATGGCCGGGCTGCTGGCGCCGAGGAGCGGCACCTGCACGGCCGGGCGGCGGACGATGCGGCAATCGTGCTGA
- a CDS encoding GntR family transcriptional regulator has translation MIPIRSASTAQQVHDWLYRCVLRGDLLPGMRLSETEIAAQVGLSRQPVREAFIRLASDGLAEIRPQRGTYIGRISVRAVLSARLIREAVESDLVRMVAASRPDLTAMEAELELQARADAAGDVPAFVESDDRFHGAMAEAAGHPAVWQDLERLKAQMNRMRHLSMRVFDRSATIAQHRAVLTALQAGDGDAAETAIRTHLRQMLTELPEMVRTHPDYFTD, from the coding sequence ATGATCCCGATCCGCTCCGCCTCGACCGCCCAGCAGGTCCATGACTGGCTCTATCGCTGCGTGCTGCGCGGCGACCTGCTGCCCGGCATGCGCCTGTCCGAGACCGAGATCGCGGCTCAGGTCGGCCTGTCGCGTCAGCCCGTGCGCGAGGCCTTCATCCGCCTGGCCAGCGACGGCTTGGCCGAGATCCGCCCGCAGCGCGGCACCTATATCGGCCGCATCTCGGTCCGCGCGGTGCTGTCGGCCCGCCTGATCCGCGAGGCGGTGGAAAGCGATCTGGTGCGCATGGTCGCAGCCAGCCGCCCCGACCTGACGGCGATGGAGGCCGAATTGGAGCTGCAGGCTCGCGCCGACGCGGCAGGCGACGTGCCCGCCTTCGTGGAAAGCGACGACCGCTTCCACGGGGCCATGGCCGAGGCGGCGGGCCATCCCGCCGTCTGGCAGGATCTGGAACGCCTGAAGGCGCAGATGAACCGCATGCGCCACCTGTCGATGCGGGTCTTCGACCGCAGCGCGACCATCGCCCAGCACCGCGCGGTCCTGACCGCCCTGCAGGCGGGCGACGGCGACGCGGCCGAGACCGCCATCCGCACCCATCTGCGCCAGATGCTGACCGAGCTGCCGGAAATGGTGCGCACCCATCCCGACTATTTCACCGACTGA
- a CDS encoding metallochaperone AztD — MTIRTLTGASTLALMLAGAAVAQDGHDHDHDHAHDGDVTLYRLFVGDHAEGRVTAIDLSEPDHRWSFEPTGQTKLFPVAGGAVVAAVQSDDDAVHFFDSGISFEDHGDHADIEVTDPEDIDTVLTGPRPFHLVDHDGRIVINYDQGGYAEVIDGAALARGQIAPQTVPQSRAHHGFVAPMGDVWLSTVASDEEVTGDASVPRLGLQAIDAQGNATGDLATCTGIHGEAFSGAYLVEGCKESVLTVTGGGDGPQFEMLGYPADLPQDVTTGTILSSNAIQMFLGNHGPDGLVVIDPADEPHFTRISLPFRRVDFALDPVKPAHAYVLTEDGSLHRIDRLAGEIAASARITAPYSMDGHWNDARPRIAMAGDQIVVTDPNAGLIRRISTEDLSELGTIAVEGTPYNIAVAGGSGVVH; from the coding sequence ATGACGATCAGAACCCTCACCGGCGCCAGCACCCTGGCCCTGATGCTGGCCGGCGCCGCCGTGGCCCAGGACGGCCACGACCATGATCACGATCATGCGCATGACGGCGATGTCACGCTCTATCGCCTGTTCGTCGGCGACCACGCGGAAGGCCGCGTCACTGCCATCGACCTGTCCGAGCCGGACCACCGCTGGAGCTTCGAGCCGACCGGCCAGACCAAGCTGTTCCCCGTCGCGGGCGGGGCCGTCGTGGCCGCCGTGCAGTCGGACGACGACGCGGTGCATTTCTTCGACAGCGGCATATCGTTCGAGGATCACGGCGATCATGCCGATATCGAGGTCACCGACCCCGAGGACATCGACACGGTCCTGACCGGCCCGCGCCCCTTCCACCTGGTCGATCACGACGGCAGGATCGTCATCAACTACGACCAGGGGGGCTATGCCGAGGTCATCGACGGCGCGGCGCTGGCCCGGGGCCAGATCGCGCCGCAGACCGTCCCGCAGTCCCGCGCCCATCACGGATTTGTCGCGCCGATGGGCGACGTGTGGCTGTCCACCGTCGCCTCGGACGAGGAGGTGACGGGCGACGCCTCCGTCCCGCGGCTTGGCCTGCAGGCAATCGACGCCCAAGGCAATGCCACCGGCGATCTGGCCACCTGCACCGGCATCCATGGCGAGGCCTTCTCGGGCGCCTATCTGGTCGAGGGCTGCAAGGAGAGTGTGCTGACCGTCACCGGCGGCGGGGACGGCCCGCAGTTTGAGATGCTAGGATACCCCGCCGATCTGCCGCAGGACGTGACCACCGGCACGATCCTGAGCTCGAACGCGATCCAGATGTTCCTGGGCAATCACGGCCCCGACGGGCTGGTCGTCATCGACCCCGCGGACGAGCCGCATTTCACCCGCATCTCGCTGCCCTTCCGCCGGGTGGATTTCGCGCTGGACCCGGTCAAGCCCGCCCATGCCTATGTCCTGACCGAGGATGGCAGCCTGCACCGCATCGACAGGCTGGCCGGAGAGATCGCGGCTTCGGCCCGTATCACCGCGCCCTATTCGATGGACGGCCACTGGAACGACGCCCGCCCCCGTATCGCCATGGCCGGGGACCAGATCGTCGTGACCGACCCGAATGCCGGCCTGATCCGCCGCATCTCGACCGAGGATCTGTCGGAACTGGGCACGATCGCGGTCGAGGGCACGCCCTACAACATCGCCGTCGCCGGTGGTAGCGGCGTCGTCCACTGA
- a CDS encoding mannitol dehydrogenase family protein, producing the protein MHHTPSTAPAGIVHLGLGAFFRAHGAIFVAEAMAASGGEWGITGVSLQSPGTRDKLRPQGWAYTALELGPKGETAQVVTVLRDVLVAPEDPQAVLDAMAAPSVRIVSLTVTEKGYCHEPSTGRLNAGHPDIVHDLDSPLPKSAPGFLVRALQARRAAGISPFTVLCCDNLPENGKVVRGVVLDLARLIDPDLATWIEAEGAFPSTMVDRIVPATTDADLDRLEALTGARDAAPVMHEPFRQWVVEDDFVGGARPDLGAVGVQLVGDVTPFEHMKLRMLNGTHSSLAYLGYLAGHETIAEVAADPVFAGFVDRLWKTEIIPALTPPPGEDLGAYADALAARYANPAIRHRTWQIAMDGSQKLPQRILGTIAEGRAAGRAVPGLTLAVAAWMRYASGTGLDGAAIEVKDPMAADLAALWRDDPAGTVAGFLRLATVFPAALREDAGFAGDLTAALSALRDKGARGAAADV; encoded by the coding sequence TTGCACCACACCCCGTCCACCGCCCCCGCGGGCATCGTCCATCTGGGCTTGGGCGCGTTCTTCCGCGCGCATGGCGCGATCTTCGTGGCCGAGGCGATGGCCGCGTCCGGCGGCGAGTGGGGCATCACCGGCGTCTCGCTGCAATCGCCGGGCACGCGCGACAAGCTGCGTCCGCAGGGCTGGGCCTATACCGCGCTGGAACTGGGCCCCAAGGGCGAGACGGCACAGGTCGTCACCGTGCTGCGCGACGTGCTGGTCGCGCCCGAGGATCCGCAGGCGGTGCTGGACGCGATGGCTGCGCCCTCGGTGCGGATCGTCAGCCTGACGGTGACCGAGAAGGGCTATTGCCACGAGCCGTCGACGGGGCGGCTGAATGCCGGGCATCCCGACATCGTCCATGATCTGGACAGCCCCCTGCCGAAATCGGCGCCCGGCTTTCTGGTCCGCGCGCTGCAGGCGCGGCGCGCGGCCGGAATCTCGCCCTTCACCGTCCTCTGCTGCGACAACCTGCCGGAGAACGGCAAGGTGGTGCGCGGCGTCGTGCTGGACCTGGCGCGTCTGATCGACCCCGACCTGGCGACCTGGATCGAGGCCGAGGGGGCGTTCCCCTCCACCATGGTCGACCGCATCGTGCCCGCCACCACCGACGCCGATCTGGACCGGCTGGAGGCGCTGACGGGGGCGCGCGACGCGGCGCCTGTCATGCACGAGCCCTTCCGCCAATGGGTGGTCGAGGACGATTTCGTGGGCGGCGCCCGCCCCGATCTGGGCGCGGTCGGCGTGCAGCTGGTGGGTGACGTGACGCCCTTCGAGCACATGAAGCTGCGGATGCTGAACGGCACCCATTCCAGCCTGGCCTATCTGGGCTATCTGGCAGGGCACGAGACGATCGCCGAGGTCGCCGCCGATCCGGTCTTCGCAGGCTTCGTGGACCGGCTCTGGAAAACCGAGATCATCCCGGCGCTGACGCCTCCTCCGGGCGAGGATCTGGGCGCCTATGCCGATGCGCTGGCCGCGCGCTATGCCAACCCCGCCATCCGGCACCGGACCTGGCAGATCGCCATGGATGGCAGCCAGAAGCTGCCGCAGCGCATCCTGGGCACGATCGCCGAGGGGCGCGCGGCGGGCCGTGCCGTCCCGGGGCTGACCTTGGCGGTGGCGGCGTGGATGCGCTATGCCTCGGGCACCGGCCTCGATGGTGCGGCGATCGAGGTCAAGGACCCGATGGCCGCCGATCTGGCAGCCCTCTGGCGCGACGATCCGGCCGGGACGGTGGCGGGCTTCCTGCGCCTGGCGACGGTCTTTCCGGCGGCCCTGCGCGAGGATGCGGGCTTTGCGGGCGACCTGACGGCGGCGCTGAGCGCGTTGCGGGACAAGGGCGCGCGGGGTGCCGCGGCCGATGTCTGA
- a CDS encoding sugar kinase — protein sequence MTRILSIGEAMVELSQADQPSLWRMGFAGDTLNTAWYLRRLLGTDWQVGYLTRVGTGDFSRRMLDFLTEAGLDATHVRAETDREIGLYAISLDGGERSFAYWRDTSAARRLADQPQVLAAALRDCRLAYLSGITLAILPPAGRQTLMEALDTARAAGTTIVFDTNLRPRLWDDTATMCAATQEAANRADLVLPSFDDEAAHFGDADPEATLGRYLQGGAGHVVVKDGGGPIHFGGTQGLGVVTDLPRETPVDTTAAGDSFNAGYLAATLTGQDCATAILAGHALSARVIRHHGALVPQAVAPL from the coding sequence ATGACCCGCATCCTGTCCATCGGCGAGGCCATGGTCGAACTCTCTCAGGCCGACCAGCCGTCGCTGTGGCGCATGGGCTTTGCCGGCGACACGCTGAACACCGCGTGGTACCTGCGCCGCCTGCTGGGGACCGACTGGCAGGTCGGCTACCTGACCCGCGTGGGCACTGGCGACTTCTCGCGCCGGATGCTGGACTTCCTGACCGAGGCGGGGCTGGACGCCACCCATGTCCGGGCCGAGACCGACCGCGAGATCGGCCTCTACGCCATCAGCCTGGACGGGGGCGAGCGCAGCTTCGCCTATTGGCGCGACACCTCGGCCGCCCGCCGGCTGGCCGACCAGCCTCAGGTCCTAGCCGCCGCCCTGCGCGACTGCCGCCTGGCCTATCTGTCGGGCATCACCCTGGCGATCCTGCCGCCCGCCGGGCGCCAGACCCTGATGGAGGCGCTGGACACGGCCCGGGCCGCCGGCACGACCATCGTCTTCGACACCAACCTGCGCCCGCGCCTCTGGGACGACACCGCGACCATGTGCGCGGCCACGCAAGAGGCCGCGAACCGCGCCGATCTGGTCCTGCCCAGCTTCGACGACGAGGCCGCGCATTTCGGCGATGCCGATCCCGAAGCGACGCTTGGCCGCTATCTGCAGGGCGGCGCCGGACATGTGGTGGTGAAGGACGGCGGCGGCCCGATCCATTTCGGCGGCACCCAGGGCCTGGGCGTGGTCACCGACCTGCCGCGCGAGACCCCCGTCGACACGACCGCCGCCGGCGACAGCTTCAACGCGGGCTACCTTGCCGCCACCCTCACGGGCCAGGACTGCGCCACGGCGATCCTCGCGGGCCACGCCCTCAGCGCCCGGGTCATCCGCCACCACGGCGCGCTCGTCCCGCAGGCCGTTGCGCCCCTCTGA
- the kduI gene encoding 5-dehydro-4-deoxy-D-glucuronate isomerase yields the protein MTHVDTRHAIHPDHARAMDTATLRQHFLAEGLFAEGEVRLVYTHYDRFVVGGAVPAGGSLTLDKIEETKTPSFLDRREMGIVNIGGMGRIEAAGEAWDMAPGDVLYLGMGAGAVTFSGEGRFYITSAPAHRALPHRLVTVDEAKKVEMGATETSNKRVIKQFIHPLVMESCQLVLGYTSLQEGSVWNTIPSHVHDRRMEAYLYHGMAPESRVLHLMGEPQETRHIFVSNEQAVLSPPWSIHSGAGIGEYTFIWAMAGDNVDYTDMDFIQPKDML from the coding sequence ATGACCCATGTCGACACCCGCCACGCGATCCATCCCGACCACGCCCGCGCCATGGACACCGCCACCCTGCGCCAGCACTTCCTGGCCGAAGGTCTGTTCGCCGAGGGAGAGGTCCGGCTGGTCTATACCCATTACGACCGCTTCGTGGTGGGCGGCGCCGTGCCCGCCGGGGGCAGCCTGACCCTGGACAAGATCGAGGAGACCAAGACCCCCAGCTTCCTCGATCGCCGCGAGATGGGCATCGTGAACATCGGCGGCATGGGCCGCATCGAGGCTGCGGGCGAGGCTTGGGACATGGCCCCGGGCGACGTGCTGTATCTGGGCATGGGTGCGGGGGCGGTGACGTTCTCGGGCGAGGGGCGGTTCTACATCACCTCGGCGCCGGCGCATCGCGCGCTGCCGCATCGGCTGGTGACGGTCGACGAGGCCAAGAAGGTCGAGATGGGCGCCACCGAGACCTCGAACAAACGCGTCATCAAGCAGTTCATCCACCCGCTGGTCATGGAAAGCTGCCAGCTGGTGCTGGGCTATACCTCGCTGCAGGAGGGGTCCGTCTGGAACACCATCCCCAGCCATGTCCATGACCGCCGGATGGAGGCCTATCTCTATCACGGCATGGCGCCGGAATCGCGCGTGCTGCACCTGATGGGTGAGCCGCAGGAAACCCGCCACATCTTCGTCTCAAACGAGCAGGCCGTGCTGTCGCCGCCCTGGTCGATCCATTCGGGCGCGGGCATCGGCGAATACACCTTCATCTGGGCAATGGCCGGGGACAATGTCGATTACACCGACATGGACTTCATCCAGCCCAAGGACATGCTGTGA
- a CDS encoding cupin domain-containing protein: MTDPVRTVLAHAPELMVVRFAFGEGDSGALHSHPHVQSTYVRSGRYRFTIDDRAFEVGPGDAFVIPSGATHGCLCLEEGELIDSFTPRRDDFL; encoded by the coding sequence ATGACCGATCCCGTCCGCACCGTGCTGGCCCATGCGCCCGAGCTGATGGTCGTCCGCTTCGCCTTTGGCGAAGGGGACAGCGGCGCGCTGCACAGCCATCCGCATGTGCAATCGACCTATGTGCGCTCGGGCCGCTACCGCTTCACCATCGACGACCGCGCCTTCGAGGTCGGACCCGGCGACGCCTTCGTCATCCCTTCGGGCGCCACCCATGGCTGCCTCTGTCTGGAGGAGGGCGAGCTGATCGACAGCTTCACCCCCCGCCGCGACGATTTTCTCTGA
- a CDS encoding UxaA family hydrolase, giving the protein MSDPLVLNAADNVAILTARGIAPAGHKIARRAIAQGAAVVKYGQTIGYATAPIAAGDHVHSHNCAFGAHGRDYRPGSRLAEAEAALARHPREGLTFQGYHRPGGQVGTRNFIALVATVNCSATVIRRAAEELRIEGALAAFPNVDGVVAFAHGSGCGMADSGPGWQALQRVLTGHAGHPNVGAALFVGLGCEVMQIARMKQELGEAARFHGLTIQENGGTRTTIAAIKARVREMLPAVNAVTRAPAPAAALKIGLQCGGSDGFSGVTANPALGVACDMLAAQGTSVVLSETPEIYGAESLLLDRAARPELAEQLLARLRWWEGYTAMNGASLDNNPSPGNKAGGLTTILEKSLGAVAKAGATPLNAVLDYGQAITAPGLSFMDTPGYDPVSATGQIAGGAQLIVFTTGRGSAFGSKPAPTIKLATNDALFAAMRDDMDLNCGDILSGVSIAEKGREIVDLILRTASGEATRSEDLGLGDNEFLPWQIGAVV; this is encoded by the coding sequence ATGTCTGACCCGCTGGTCCTGAACGCGGCCGACAATGTGGCGATCCTGACCGCGCGGGGCATCGCCCCCGCCGGTCACAAGATCGCCCGCCGCGCGATCGCCCAAGGGGCTGCGGTGGTGAAATACGGCCAGACCATCGGCTATGCCACCGCGCCCATCGCGGCGGGCGATCACGTCCACAGCCACAACTGCGCCTTCGGCGCGCATGGCCGCGACTATCGCCCCGGCAGCCGGCTGGCCGAGGCCGAGGCCGCGCTGGCCCGTCACCCGCGCGAGGGGCTGACGTTCCAGGGCTATCACCGCCCGGGCGGGCAGGTGGGCACGCGCAACTTCATCGCGCTGGTGGCGACGGTCAACTGCTCGGCCACGGTGATCCGACGCGCGGCGGAGGAGCTGCGGATCGAGGGCGCGCTGGCGGCCTTTCCGAATGTGGACGGGGTCGTGGCCTTTGCCCATGGATCAGGCTGCGGGATGGCCGACAGCGGGCCGGGCTGGCAGGCATTGCAGCGGGTGCTGACCGGCCATGCCGGGCATCCGAATGTGGGGGCGGCGCTGTTCGTGGGGCTGGGCTGCGAGGTGATGCAGATCGCCCGCATGAAGCAGGAGCTGGGCGAGGCCGCACGCTTTCACGGGCTGACCATCCAGGAGAATGGCGGCACGCGGACCACCATCGCGGCGATCAAGGCGCGGGTCCGCGAGATGCTGCCCGCCGTCAACGCGGTGACCCGCGCGCCGGCCCCGGCGGCGGCGCTGAAGATCGGGCTGCAATGCGGCGGCTCGGACGGGTTTTCGGGCGTGACCGCCAACCCCGCACTTGGCGTGGCCTGCGACATGCTGGCGGCGCAGGGGACCTCCGTCGTCCTCTCCGAGACGCCCGAGATCTATGGCGCCGAAAGCCTGCTGCTGGACCGCGCCGCCCGCCCCGAACTGGCCGAGCAGCTGCTGGCGCGGCTGCGCTGGTGGGAGGGCTATACGGCCATGAACGGTGCGTCGCTGGACAACAATCCCAGCCCCGGCAACAAGGCCGGCGGGCTGACCACGATCCTGGAGAAATCCCTGGGCGCGGTCGCCAAGGCGGGCGCCACGCCGCTGAACGCGGTGCTGGACTACGGCCAGGCGATCACCGCGCCGGGGCTGAGCTTCATGGACACGCCGGGCTATGACCCCGTCTCGGCCACGGGCCAGATCGCCGGGGGGGCGCAGCTGATCGTCTTCACCACCGGGCGCGGATCGGCCTTCGGATCGAAGCCCGCGCCGACCATCAAGCTGGCCACGAACGACGCGCTGTTCGCGGCGATGCGCGACGACATGGACCTGAACTGCGGCGACATCCTGTCGGGAGTGAGCATTGCGGAGAAGGGGCGTGAGATCGTCGATCTGATCCTGCGCACGGCCTCGGGGGAGGCGACGCGCAGCGAGGATCTGGGGTTGGGGGACAACGAGTTCCTGCCTTGGCAGATCGGCGCGGTGGTCTGA